From the Triticum urartu cultivar G1812 chromosome 4, Tu2.1, whole genome shotgun sequence genome, the window TTCTAACGAATGAGCAGTTATATTTTCCTGATTTTTACTTCATCCGTCCATGCAGTTTCCACTTCTATCCAAGTGTGCTCGCTTTCAGAAGTTGATCCCAACTACTGGTGATGAAAATATCGATATCCACATCCATGACATTCCTGGTGGCCCAAAGGCTTTTGAGATATGTGCCAAGTTCTGTTATGGCATGGTTGTCACACTCAATGCGTATAATGTCGTTGCTGCCCGCTGCGCTGCGGAGTACTTGGAGATGAATGAAACTGTCGACAAGGGTAATCTGATCTACAAGATTGATGTCTTCCTCAGCTCAAGCATATTCAGGAGTTGGAAAGATTCCATTATTGTCCTTGGGACAACAAAAGCTCATTTACCATGGTCAGAGGATCTTAAGCTGGTTAGCCACTGCATTGATTCTATTGCTTCAAAAGCCTCTGTTGACACCTCCAAGGTTGAATGGTCATACACGTACAATCGCAAGAAGCTCTCAGCTGAGAATGACCTTGATATGCAATGGAATGGAGTCAAGAAGCAGCCGGCTGTGCCTAAGGATTGGTGGGTCGAGGATCTCACGGATCTCGACATCGATTCCTACAAGCAAGTCATATCAGCTATCAAAACAATGGGCATGGTGCCCAAGGATGCTGTTGGTGAGGCAATCAAAGCCTACACATACAAGAAGCTCCCCTCACTAAGCAAGGTTTCAATGATCCATGGTGATGGAAAGGTCCGAGCGATGCTAGTTACCATCACATGCTTGTTACCATCAGAGAAAGGCTCAGTCTCATGCAGCTTCCTGCTAAAGCTACTGAGGGCAACCAATCTGCTTAAATGTGGAGAGATGTGCAGGAAAGAGCTCGTGAAGAGAATTGGACGGCAGCTGGATGAAGCGTCCGTGTCTGATCTTCTTATTCCTACAGTCGATGGGGAGACAACTGGTTATGACATTGACATGATCCTTAGTATCGTCGAAGAGTATGTGAGGCAAGATAGCAAAAATGCTCAGAAACATAATGCTGAGGTGAACGGTCACGTGCAAGCACCTAGTGCATCTATGATCACAGTAGCAAAAATCGTTGATGGTTATCTCACCGAGGTTGCAAAGGACCCAAATACCCCTGTTTTGAAGTTCATCAATCTTGCTGAGGCAATTTCAGGCAATTCAAGGCCTTTCCATGATGGGATATATCGCGCCATTGACATGTATATGAAGGTACTCTTATAACTCATCATCTGCATGTACATTGCCTACTAAATCACTTTCTTGTGCATACTTCCAAATATATTCCTAATGTATCTGAATTGTTgctgtttttgtttttgtttatGAAATGTTTTTGCATTCTTTCCTGTCATCGCAACCAATATCTATGTATACATATAGATGCATATAGATTTCTCATTCCTTATGGTTCTATATTCGTTTGATAAACGCTTTACATTTTCTTCTCTGAAATTTTGAGCAGGAGCACCCAAGCCTAAGCAAGAGCGACAAGAAGAAGCTGTGCTGCCTCATGGACTGCAAGAAGTTGTCGCCAGAAGCATGCGCTCACGCCGTCCAGAACGAGCGCCTCCCTCTGAGAACCGTGGTTCAGGTGCTGTACCACGAGCAGACAAGGGCATCCGCGGCGGCAACCGTCCGAGCTGACAGCATCTGCATCGGCTCCTACGAGAGCTCAAGGTCAGGcgccacaaccaacactgaagaCGAGTGGGATGGAGTCATAGCGGTGGAGGACCTCAGCCTTTCATCAAAGACCACGAAGCTGGAGAAATGCCACAGCGCCGAGAAGAGCCACGGCAGCAGCAAGAGCACCACCAACGGCAAGGCCAAGGGCGGCGCGACGCCGAAGAAGGTGCTGGGGAAGATGCTGTCGAGCAAGGCGCTGACCGGGGAGCGAAGCAGCTCGGACTCGTCGGACAGCGCCATCTTGCGGAGCCAGGACCATCCCAAGAGGACTCCATCCAGGAGCACCAAGCCGTCGGCTGCTGCCTAGCCCTCCCTGCATCTCATCAAAAGAGTGGTGCTGGGGTTttagctgctgctgctgctgctgctgctgtctCTTCTTCTTTATGAATGTTGCATAGAAGCAAGAACTAATGTTTTTTACAAGTCTGTAGGGATGTTATAATGTCAGGTCTGCTTTTAGGGGGATCTTGTTGTTTAGCATGTAGGCTTTGCCATGGAACCTGTGAGACCTTTGGTGCTACTGTGAGGTTTTATGCCGTTCACTCACTCCTGGTAGTTATAAGAAGCCTGATGTGTTTGGACCTTAAGTTGCTCTGGCCACAGCGACGACGTGATTTTAGATCACTACCAGGGTTCTGGATGTGATATCCTGAGCTAAGAATTGCAGATTAGCAGGTTTGGGTTAGAGACAAAATAAAGGATCAGTAAGGTACTGTAATCTAACCGAACCCAGCGAAGCATCGGCAAAACGTATCACTCTAAGAAATTAGTAGGGTTGTCAAACGTAACAAAAATGTGGTATCACAAACGCAAAGGACTAGCATGCAAATTTCTAACAAAAAATTGGACCATTTCTTGATCTAGAGTGAATTCCACTTTTTATTCTGTAGTTGTacatttgtttttttttgaaagagaAGGTAGATCATGATCTACCTTATGCATTCAAAACAGGGCAAAAAACCTGGATAACAGGAGTCATATTACATGAAGGTGGTGTGGGCGCAACACAGCATGTGCAGCAGGCCACCACCAAGCCTAAGCAGGAAAAAATGAAAATAGAGGGAATTAGGCTTAGAGAAAAAGAGCAGCATAATTACACAAAGTAGCTAAATCTTGATCGCGTCGGGCTCTATGCTTCCAGAGATGAAGAAGCTGATGAATCTCATTGAAAGCCCGAGATGCAGTCCATGTCTCTGTCCTGAAGACAAGAGCGTTCCGGGCTGTCCAGAGAGCAACTGCAATCGCCGTAAAAGAGAATGTGTCAAAGCTTGCCGTACGTAGCCATGGCCTCCGCTGATAAAAAAGAAGGTTTGTAGGTCCGGGCAAGCATTGGCGATACCTTGCAGGCCGATCCTTTGCCAAACTGCATCTGCTAACCGGCATCGTAGAATAAGATGATGTATGGTTTCTGATGCGGGGCACCAATCGCAACCATTATGAGTTGTGATCTTCTAGTGTTTCTTCAGCATATTGTCCCTTGTGTTCACTCGGCCACGGATCGCTAACCAGAGGAAAACTCTGTATTTATTCGGAATAAGATTGTCCCAGATCTTGTCTTTCAAAGGGCACTGAACTCCTTTAAACGTGAGCATCTCATAGAAGAAATGTGTTCTAGGCTTGTTGTACAAACAGATTGGCCTCCGGGAATCTGCATGGTCCTCCACAGGTTGGATGCCGGTCAAGATGTCATTTAGAGCTTGCAATTCTCTGTTGGCTACGACAGTGAGGTTCGGATGTAGTTTGATGTCCCAAACTCCAGCATTGAACTGAGATGCAACCGAGCAGCTCTTGTTTTGGGCAAACGAGAAAAGTAAGCCACGAATCCTTCCAAAAAGAGATTCTAGATCCGTTACCCAAAACGCACCTGGTAGATTGTATAACAAGCTGAATGGTTGATTGCAGGCATCGCCAAATGGGAGTGTCCCCACTCCGTAGACGGCCCGGAAGTGTGTTGCTGCAGTATCTTTTGACGAACCATTCATAGCATGGAGCTCCGTGACCTTGAAAAATATTAGAAGTGAGCTTGCAGATCATTGCCATGTTATGCTCCTTTAAATTTCTGAGGCCAAGCCCGCCATTAATTTTTGGAAGAGTGACGAAATCCCATGCCACCAAACAGTGTCCGCCATTTGTAGAGTTCTTTCCTTGCCAAAGAAAACCTCATAAGATTCGCTCCAGTTTGTCTATAGATTGTTGTGGCCATATGAAACATGCCATGAAGTAATTGGGGATGGAGGCAAGTACATAATTAACGAGGGTGAGACGGCCGCCCCAGGAGAGGAAAGTGGCGAGCCAGACGGATAGCCTGCGGTCAACTCTGTGAATGACAGGCAGCAGCATCCCGTGACTGATTTTCTGTGAGGATAGAGGTAAACCCAGGTAGGTGCATGGGAAAGAGGAGATAGGACACTGCAGATTGTCAGCCACCCAATTGGAAGTGATATCATCCATGCACACTGGCACGAATGTGCTCTTGTTAAAGTTAATGTGCAGGCCAGTGAAGGCGGAGAACACATCCAAAATCCTCCTGACAACTTGTGCTTGCTCTTGCGTGCCTTTGATTAGCAGCAAAGTATCGTCTGCATACAGTAAAACTGGAAAAGGCCCATCTCGTTGAGAGGATGTTAGAGAGTTCCCCTATTATACTCAGAGATGCACATTTGTTGTAGGACATCAGCCATGAGAATAAAAAGATAAGGGGATAAAGCATCCCCTTGTCTTAGGCCACTCTGTAATTTAATCTTATCACCAATCTGTCCATTGATCAAGACACTTGAAGAGCCGGATGATAGCAGGTCGTTAATCCAATGTATCCATCGATCCCCAAAGCCTCGGGCTTCCATGATTTGATTTAGAGCATCCCAACTGACACTGTCAAAGGCTTTCTTGAAATCCAACTTAAGCACAATCATAGGGAGACGATGTTTATGAGCCTGCTGCTAATCAGGTGGTTGAATAATaagtgcagaaattaaggctttcttaagtgtttcaatggcttctaaacaatcatcataaaaaacaaaaggaatgtCCTTCTGCAAGAAactagtaagaggcctagaaatttttgaaaagtctttgctaaatctcctatagaaaccagcatgacctaagaaactacgaataccttttatatctctaggacatggcattttctcaattgcatcaaccttagctttgtccacttcaatacctcttttagaaattttatgacccaagacaatgccttcattaaccataaagtgacacttctcatgttggtgtacaaaaataggggcgcatctatgtaccccttttcctgtgcacgggcagtcagagccgcgcccatggccacaccaagcagaacgagggaggtgagccaaggtaagatcgaagcccaagacaatcaaagcaacgccaaggccaagaccacaaagagcaaagggacgaagcaagttcccccggcaagacccttgccgggtggcctcagcggccccgacaagactcttgccgggacagctcgccccgcaccaatagagcgagccacccttgagcccacggcccccagtgccatcatcagcgtggggccagggctcgggaaggcacccctgtggtggcatgcggatctttgtgaagacatattcaagatcagatTAGAAGACAACGAttctcggcaagacccttgccaaggaaggccaccagacccccgacaagatccttgccggggatgacaacacgccacggcgagacccttgccgggccacccggcaaggcccttgccaaagacaccggcaaggccaccgccaagcccacgtcaaccaagcttccaccgccgttcacatgcagctgccagcccaaccagctgggcgggcacctgcgtggcaacatgcatctcccaggccaactcatcaagcgcctgcgtggcggcatgcagatcttcgtgaaggctccaccaccgcgccaactcagctgcctgcctgcctacatggcaccgcacgcATCCCTGGCTGAGGCGCATGTCGaagcgaggaggagcggcgacggacgggacgggcctcgcccccgtccccgataaagtaagaggacacctaagcgatgcattaaatgcaccttgtcctgtaatacgagggataacctcgtgccactgtagacctttccacctcctgtgtgccactgtggcgatccccttttcctataaaaggaggcccgaggggacgaggagggggattcggctctttCGAACCACACGCTAACCACagctagttcgagagctcaagaactctcagaaatacacccaccaaagcaggactagggttttacgcatcctcgcggccctgctctcctcgcaaccctgcgccccggcaaccgtagtagggattcttgtgatcccataggtgtcgttccactCCGACATccttggcgcaccaggtagggggcgcaattgtgagaatctggtctagTAGTTGGCCTAGCAGTTCCTCATCGCCATGGCCCCTAAGAAGAGGACGGCTACGGCGGTCGATTCGTTGGGAGCCGAACGACCCGTGCCAGTGCGGACGAGCAGCAGACCAGTCGTAGACAGGACCCGGGCCGCGGCCTGCGAGCACCAGCATCGCCCAGGCAGTCGGAGCGTGGCGAGCGGCGTCGTTCGTGCGCCAGACGACCGGCTACACGTCGCCGGATCCAAGGACGGAGCTGGGGCCCCCGCAAGCGGCGCGGGGCCCTCCAGGGGCATCGTTGTGCCGACTCCAGGCGGCGGGGCGACCTCCAGGACGCCTACACCGGCGACCACCGCACGCTCTTCCCATGGTGTGCGCGCCGAGCAGCGTCACCATGATGGTGACCCTGGGCGCCACCGTGGGAAGAGCCCTGTGCGTCATCGGCAAGATGAGGGGGTTCAGCACGCTCGCCGAAGCGCTGGCGAAAATGGCACGCAGCCGCTGGGTCGTTATggagctccttctaacgtagttagaagtcgaagcgcgtcgcgatccgcACAGCTGTCGCCGCCGCCCACGCCAGCGGAAGCTTTGGCACGCGCACAGCTGCTCCTCGAGTTCCCTCCTGCCGCGGAGAAGCTCGACGAATGGAGGGCCACCATCCGGAGCCTTGTTGCCGTCGCAAACAAAGACGATTTGTGACCAGCGGGGCCCTCGGGCCGGCACTCCATCGAACCACCACATGCTGGCACTGGGAGGACCGAGGGAGCTGCAGTCACGGTGcattctcctcctcctcgccggccgccgcgggCGTCGGCCCGTCGCGACGACGCTTGTGATAACATCTCCATAGTGTCGTCCGACCCGTGGACCCTCCGCGACCAGCGCCAGGTCCTTCGGGAGCGAGCTCacgaagacgctcgaaccaccgtCGAGCGCCGGCGCGAAACGCGCCACCAGTCGGACAAGCGGGCAGGACCCGCTATGGACCACCCGGCACCGGGGGGCCCCGgtggcctaccttacgaggtgggctgcccggcttttacccgtgagctgagGCAGTTCCAGTGACCgtcccaccgcacgttcaagcccgACGTCGGCGAGAAGTACACCGGCAAGACCCATCCatccgagttcctcagcatctacaccatcgcgatgcaggCCGCTGGGGCtcgcgacgacaaggtgcttgccaactaTTTCCCGCTGGCGCTCAAGCCCAATGTgatgtcttggttgatgcacttgccggtggattccatttcttcctggtcagatctgtgccatgagttcgttggcgccatcacaggaggccaccaagctcatggctaggccagcgatctGCATATCATTCCCTAGAAGGAAGGGGAGaccctgcgcaagtacatccAGAGATTCAGCCAGGTGCAGTACAACATCCCCGACGTTCATCCCGCCGCTGTGATTAGCGCGTTCCACCAGAACATACGCAATCTCAAGATGCGCGAGGAGCTAGCGATGACCAAGGTTAAGGATGTGGCTGAGCTCTACATTTTGGCCGATAGGTGcgcccgagctgaagagggaaggaagtaccccggtgAAGACGCCAACGCGAAAACTGACTCTACTGATGAAGACGCCGCCACCCCAACGAAGAAGAGTCGGCGTCGCAACAGGAAACGCAAAGGCAAGGCCGTGCTTGCCGTTGAGGGATCTGATGATACCGATGCTGACAAGAAGGTCAAGGCAGACTCCCCtggcaaggagattgccgggtGCGCCGCCTGCCGGGCCCTGGCGGCTACCGACAAGCCAGGAAGCTCCggcaagcaatactgcaagatccaccgcaccaagggccacgacctccagaactgccgacaagtcgagctgcttgttgggaagcaaaaggctgagtacgaaaGGAGGGATAAGGAGAAGGACCAGGATGGTGCTGAGGGATCCGGCAAGAAGTGTGGCGGCCAAGGAGGCTGCCCCGGCAAGGAcaaccagcaagagaggcccgcccggggccgcaACAAGAAACAAGAAGACGACGATCACAACGAGGACGACGAGTCTAGTGAGCAAGGGTTCCagaaggctacggaggccatgtgcaTCGATGACGGCGCCttgctgcatacctctcaccccagctcaagcagtgggcgcgtgagattacagcagcagagccgtcgttcgacgctcagaagccgctgaagtggtccagcacgcccctcatctttgacgccgaggaccaccctgaccgcactACCGCGGTCGGGTGTTCGCCATTGTTGGTCtcgccaacaatacgcaacctcagggtgaacaagatgttggttgacggcggggccggcctgaacctgatctcgcctgccgtgatcaaaaggttgcaaatccttgatggagacctcaaggaaacatgcacgtttcaaggggtcaatcCGGGGAGGAGCCAGCCGAAGGGAAAGGTCACACTGCCCGTGACATTGGGAGGAGAGttgaactacaggacggagaggatcATCTTCGACGtg encodes:
- the LOC125552578 gene encoding BTB/POZ domain-containing protein NPY4-like: MKFMKLGSNPDTFQDDGSEVRIVETELVSDITVRLGNTKFYLHKFPLLSKCARFQKLIPTTGDENIDIHIHDIPGGPKAFEICAKFCYGMVVTLNAYNVVAARCAAEYLEMNETVDKGNLIYKIDVFLSSSIFRSWKDSIIVLGTTKAHLPWSEDLKLVSHCIDSIASKASVDTSKVEWSYTYNRKKLSAENDLDMQWNGVKKQPAVPKDWWVEDLTDLDIDSYKQVISAIKTMGMVPKDAVGEAIKAYTYKKLPSLSKVSMIHGDGKVRAMLVTITCLLPSEKGSVSCSFLLKLLRATNLLKCGEMCRKELVKRIGRQLDEASVSDLLIPTVDGETTGYDIDMILSIVEEYVRQDSKNAQKHNAEVNGHVQAPSASMITVAKIVDGYLTEVAKDPNTPVLKFINLAEAISGNSRPFHDGIYRAIDMYMKEHPSLSKSDKKKLCCLMDCKKLSPEACAHAVQNERLPLRTVVQVLYHEQTRASAAATVRADSICIGSYESSRSGATTNTEDEWDGVIAVEDLSLSSKTTKLEKCHSAEKSHGSSKSTTNGKAKGGATPKKVLGKMLSSKALTGERSSSDSSDSAILRSQDHPKRTPSRSTKPSAAA